In one Actinomyces trachealis genomic region, the following are encoded:
- a CDS encoding LicD family protein — MNGNQDGDLLHQVQRATTRVLAEFDRVCKELSTPYAAYGGTAIGAVRHGGFIPWDDDADVCMRREDYERFLREAPAALKDEFVLMSPRSHPDYPKTFAVLGLEGTEFTPGDAEGREFKVPIGVDIFPLDRMPVDVRSYRRQNRHTWLWGRMLFLHGSATPQAGLNGLVGQAASAVFHGVHGGLHLARVKPAQLYRLWEHAARQYEGSGSPLLGDYATQAPRHWSAKESELFPTVRVPFEGIMVEIPRAFDAVLTRWYGDYMSLPPEEERVNHSAVRVDFGKHDFSQD; from the coding sequence ATGAATGGCAACCAAGACGGTGACTTGCTCCACCAGGTCCAGCGGGCCACCACACGCGTGCTCGCTGAGTTTGACCGGGTCTGCAAGGAGCTGAGTACGCCCTATGCCGCCTACGGTGGCACCGCCATCGGCGCGGTGCGTCACGGCGGATTCATCCCCTGGGACGACGACGCAGACGTCTGCATGCGGCGCGAGGACTACGAACGCTTCCTGCGTGAGGCGCCAGCGGCGCTGAAAGACGAGTTCGTGCTGATGAGCCCACGCTCTCACCCCGACTACCCAAAGACCTTCGCGGTGCTGGGGCTAGAAGGCACCGAGTTCACTCCGGGTGACGCCGAGGGCAGGGAGTTCAAGGTGCCGATCGGCGTGGACATCTTCCCCCTGGACCGCATGCCGGTTGACGTTCGCAGCTACCGGCGCCAGAACCGACACACCTGGCTGTGGGGCCGCATGCTCTTCCTGCACGGCAGTGCCACCCCGCAGGCTGGCCTGAACGGACTGGTGGGGCAAGCCGCGTCCGCGGTATTCCACGGCGTCCACGGTGGCCTGCACCTGGCACGGGTGAAGCCCGCGCAGCTCTACCGGTTGTGGGAGCATGCCGCACGCCAGTACGAGGGCTCAGGCTCACCACTGCTGGGTGATTACGCCACCCAGGCCCCGCGGCATTGGTCCGCCAAGGAGTCGGAGCTGTTTCCCACGGTAAGGGTGCCTTTCGAGGGCATCATGGTGGAGATCCCCCGAGCCTTCGACGCGGTGCTCACGCGCTGGTACGGGGACTACATGAGCCTTCCTCCAGAGGAGGAGCGGGTAAACCACTCTGCTGTGCGCGTGGACTTTGGCAAGCACGACTTCAGCCAGGATTGA
- a CDS encoding glycosyltransferase family 4 protein, translated as MKVLLDATAIPANLGGVGRYVDDLVPELIKAGVTLALAVQERDVAHFAAKVPRARLFPVSPVLEHRAARLAWEQVGLPALVRRLRPDVMHCPHYTFPSVHHVPVVVTLHDATFFSHPQAHSRLKQRFFTTAIRRAVKRADALVVPSAATRDETITYVGGDPAKFHVAYHGVDTSVFHPVDDAERERVRASLGLQGRSYIGFLGTLEPRKNVPSLVRAWVQAFHDDPQAPALVLAGGKGWDQEIEPALAEVPKHMTVLRPGYLPLEDLAGFLSGSEVLAYPSIAEGFGLPVLEAMACGAAVLTTRETSLPEVGGDAVAYCGLDSGAISRALVELHCHPERRAALGRAAQKRAFSEQFTWRASAQAHLAAFEAVAA; from the coding sequence ATGAAGGTCCTGCTTGATGCCACCGCTATCCCTGCGAACCTGGGCGGAGTGGGCCGCTACGTGGACGACTTGGTCCCAGAACTCATCAAGGCGGGAGTGACCCTGGCCCTCGCGGTGCAAGAACGGGACGTGGCCCACTTCGCGGCCAAGGTGCCCCGTGCGCGCCTGTTCCCGGTATCGCCGGTCCTGGAACACCGGGCTGCCCGCCTGGCCTGGGAGCAGGTGGGGCTGCCTGCGCTGGTGCGGCGTCTGCGTCCGGACGTGATGCACTGCCCCCACTACACCTTCCCGTCGGTGCACCACGTGCCGGTGGTTGTGACCCTCCATGACGCCACCTTCTTTTCTCACCCGCAGGCGCACTCCCGCCTGAAGCAGCGTTTCTTCACTACCGCGATCCGCCGCGCTGTCAAGCGTGCCGACGCCCTGGTGGTGCCCTCTGCGGCCACGAGGGACGAGACCATCACGTACGTGGGTGGTGATCCAGCCAAGTTCCACGTGGCCTATCACGGCGTAGACACCAGCGTCTTCCATCCGGTCGACGACGCCGAGCGTGAGCGCGTGCGGGCCTCACTGGGGTTGCAGGGCCGCAGTTACATCGGTTTCCTAGGCACCCTAGAGCCGCGCAAGAACGTGCCCAGCCTGGTGCGCGCTTGGGTTCAGGCCTTCCACGATGACCCTCAGGCTCCTGCGCTCGTGCTGGCTGGCGGCAAAGGCTGGGATCAGGAGATTGAGCCTGCGCTCGCGGAGGTACCCAAGCACATGACCGTGCTACGGCCCGGTTATCTGCCACTAGAGGACCTGGCTGGTTTCCTCTCCGGCAGTGAGGTGCTGGCTTACCCCTCAATCGCGGAGGGCTTCGGTCTGCCGGTGCTGGAGGCCATGGCCTGTGGTGCTGCGGTCCTGACCACGCGGGAGACGAGCCTGCCGGAGGTGGGGGGCGACGCCGTCGCCTACTGCGGCCTGGACTCTGGTGCGATCTCCCGCGCGCTGGTGGAGCTGCACTGTCATCCGGAGCGTCGGGCGGCTCTAGGCCGGGCAGCCCAGAAGCGGGCCTTTTCTGAACAGTTCACCTGGCGCGCCTCCGCCCAGGCCCACCTCGCCGCCTTCGAGGCTGTTGCAGCCTAG
- a CDS encoding lipopolysaccharide biosynthesis protein, with protein sequence MSAREQSPQALPLRVNMVWNSVGSIGRLVCNYLVTIVVVRLSHGFDAAGALALAMSIANLVTPFADFRLRTLQVTDVKNERSSGSYVGLRVLTSLLAFVIGTVYAVATTRLDAMPVIVLYLVYSLATNFIEVFHAIDQRNRRMDFIGKSYLMQGVGTLVVFCLLIWSTNSLELAVTAMGVVTLLICFLYDIPRAASFESIRPEFELGPAVGALARLLPLVIAQVCSSAVLAIPRQHLAATLGTAALGIYSSVASPTLIVQMGATYVYSPLMGEFAETFYQDKRVAMRLLRKTFLAILVVAAMTSLLLLVLGKPLLWVLFGEGIVEHVYLIQPAILSTIMTALAWFMNDLLLTLRDFKGSFIGNITAALVTLIVSRMLVDAFGMNGVSWVGVVSYGVAVAVMGGFLARAYRRLDS encoded by the coding sequence GTGAGCGCCCGCGAACAGAGCCCGCAGGCCCTGCCTCTGCGGGTCAACATGGTCTGGAACTCCGTCGGCTCGATCGGGCGCCTGGTCTGCAACTATCTGGTGACGATCGTCGTGGTCAGGCTCTCTCACGGCTTCGACGCAGCTGGGGCGCTGGCCCTGGCCATGTCGATCGCCAACCTGGTGACCCCTTTCGCAGACTTCCGCCTGCGAACTCTGCAAGTCACTGACGTCAAGAACGAGCGTAGCTCCGGCAGCTATGTGGGACTGCGAGTGCTGACGTCGCTGCTTGCCTTCGTGATCGGCACGGTCTACGCCGTAGCCACTACACGCCTGGACGCGATGCCTGTGATCGTGCTCTACCTCGTCTACTCCCTGGCCACGAACTTCATCGAGGTCTTCCACGCCATCGACCAGCGCAATCGACGTATGGACTTCATCGGCAAGTCCTACTTGATGCAGGGTGTGGGGACCCTGGTTGTCTTCTGCCTACTCATCTGGAGTACCAACTCCCTGGAGCTCGCTGTGACGGCGATGGGAGTAGTGACCCTGCTGATCTGCTTTCTTTACGACATACCGCGCGCCGCGAGCTTTGAGAGCATCCGGCCGGAGTTCGAACTCGGGCCTGCGGTGGGCGCCCTGGCAAGGCTGTTGCCTTTGGTGATCGCGCAGGTCTGCTCCAGCGCTGTGCTGGCAATCCCCCGCCAGCACCTGGCCGCAACGTTGGGCACCGCCGCGTTGGGTATCTACTCCTCGGTGGCCTCCCCGACGCTGATCGTGCAGATGGGCGCCACCTACGTGTACAGCCCGTTGATGGGTGAGTTCGCAGAGACCTTCTACCAGGACAAGCGCGTAGCCATGCGGCTGCTACGCAAGACCTTCCTGGCAATCCTTGTGGTGGCGGCCATGACCTCATTACTGCTGCTGGTACTGGGCAAGCCACTGCTGTGGGTCTTGTTTGGCGAGGGCATCGTGGAGCACGTCTACCTGATCCAACCCGCGATCCTCAGCACGATTATGACGGCACTCGCCTGGTTCATGAACGACCTGCTGCTGACCCTGAGGGACTTCAAAGGGAGTTTCATCGGCAACATCACTGCGGCGCTGGTGACGCTCATCGTCTCGCGCATGCTGGTGGACGCTTTTGGCATGAACGGGGTCAGCTGGGTGGGTGTCGTCTCCTACGGCGTTGCGGTCGCAGTCATGGGAGGTTTCCTGGCCAGGGCGTACCGCCGCCTGGACAGCTAG
- a CDS encoding LicD family protein — translation MLETLSLEEIKEVELGILRELDRVCKREGLAYFLAYGTLIGALRHKGFIPWDDDVDVYMPRPDYERLYQLAQAGALGPQFRIVSYRDRSSIYSFFKLVDTRTRAEESFITDKNPLGLWVDIFPLERVDISTPSITKAKRRASRLVWWRFLASTDPRYATSTTAKAAKWFIYPFTRLIDPYRVARKTDELARSTNLADGVATASTRYVLLVDDHMDKNTIRPDQLLPARQAYFEGYQFDVPTKAESILADYYGDWQQVPPKEDRPPSHLRAVTWVQGDADAQ, via the coding sequence GTGTTGGAAACACTCTCGCTTGAAGAGATCAAAGAGGTGGAACTCGGCATCCTGCGCGAGCTGGACCGCGTGTGCAAGCGCGAGGGCCTGGCCTACTTCCTGGCCTATGGCACCCTCATTGGCGCTCTGCGCCATAAGGGGTTCATCCCCTGGGACGACGACGTGGACGTCTACATGCCCCGGCCTGACTATGAACGTCTCTACCAGTTAGCTCAAGCTGGGGCCTTGGGCCCGCAGTTCCGGATCGTGAGCTACCGCGACCGCTCCTCGATCTACAGCTTCTTCAAGCTGGTAGACACCCGCACCCGCGCGGAGGAGTCTTTCATCACCGACAAGAACCCCCTGGGACTGTGGGTGGACATCTTCCCGCTGGAGCGTGTGGATATCTCCACCCCCAGCATCACCAAGGCGAAGCGGCGGGCCTCCAGGCTGGTCTGGTGGCGCTTCCTGGCCTCCACGGACCCGCGCTACGCGACCTCCACCACCGCTAAAGCGGCCAAGTGGTTTATCTACCCCTTCACCAGGCTGATTGACCCGTACCGGGTAGCCCGCAAGACCGATGAGCTCGCCCGCTCGACCAACCTTGCCGACGGCGTCGCCACTGCGAGCACACGCTATGTTCTGCTGGTCGACGACCACATGGACAAGAACACCATCCGTCCCGATCAGCTCCTGCCAGCACGCCAGGCGTATTTTGAGGGCTACCAGTTCGATGTGCCTACCAAGGCTGAAAGCATTCTGGCCGACTACTACGGCGACTGGCAGCAGGTCCCACCGAAGGAGGACCGTCCACCCTCGCACCTACGCGCAGTCACCTGGGTGCAAGGAGACGCCGATGCCCAGTAG
- a CDS encoding DUF2142 domain-containing protein, with protein sequence MGRAETLMSGALVRRALGVVAVLALLVTGIAWALASPTGGTADETYHLASIWCPRPIDSSGCQTRFVDGEKEILVPAKIAPRDPCFARNSGKTAECTLSLSDSELVYSNRYDDGNYPYGYYQLHHHLIGQDVDRSVMVIRVVNLLISLSLLGGVSVLLPSRLRQGFALALLIAWVPMGVYYVASVNPSGWALTGVMTYAAAFLGATQVTGRRRWLLLVFAALGALLCFLSRADASFFVLVVTLGVLGCVPWGKRDLWPLGIGGVLSVVGVIVMLGTGQAHQSGNILKITPAHSVAYAVGKCILSIPTFVGELYGHTWGAGSGDVPFGDAITVTVLAMVGMAIAFGAQEVSLRKIVSVAILVGALIGIPFVVALQNHWEGLQYYHGRYQLPLLAVVYMVWFFSDGREFRVSRPQVVLVVIFAGLIHSLTLRTILYRYVHGYDDPVAALIENLNLNVTWWRNIPISPMGVWIVGSIAFPIAVIAGLWLVRRGVSASEGSGLPARLEDPAVTA encoded by the coding sequence ATGGGGCGCGCGGAAACGCTCATGAGTGGCGCCCTGGTCCGTCGGGCTCTCGGCGTTGTCGCAGTGCTTGCCTTGTTAGTCACCGGAATAGCTTGGGCTCTTGCTTCGCCGACTGGCGGAACTGCTGACGAGACGTATCACCTTGCCTCCATCTGGTGTCCTCGACCCATTGACTCATCAGGATGTCAAACGAGGTTCGTTGATGGCGAGAAGGAGATTCTGGTTCCTGCCAAGATAGCTCCGCGTGACCCATGCTTTGCGCGTAACTCTGGTAAGACGGCAGAGTGCACACTGTCATTGTCTGACTCCGAGCTCGTGTACAGCAATCGTTACGATGACGGTAACTATCCGTATGGCTACTACCAGCTCCATCACCACCTCATAGGCCAGGACGTAGACCGGTCCGTGATGGTCATCAGGGTGGTGAATCTCTTAATCAGTCTGTCTCTGCTAGGTGGCGTAAGTGTGCTGCTGCCGTCGCGCTTGCGGCAAGGATTCGCTTTGGCGCTCCTCATAGCCTGGGTTCCCATGGGGGTATATTACGTGGCCTCGGTCAATCCAAGTGGATGGGCCCTCACGGGTGTGATGACCTATGCGGCCGCTTTCCTTGGTGCAACCCAAGTGACTGGGCGTCGCAGGTGGCTTCTGCTGGTCTTCGCGGCTCTGGGGGCCTTGCTTTGTTTCCTTAGTCGTGCGGACGCCTCGTTCTTCGTGCTGGTGGTGACCCTTGGGGTGCTTGGATGCGTGCCCTGGGGTAAGCGGGACTTATGGCCGCTCGGTATCGGTGGTGTGCTCAGCGTCGTAGGTGTGATCGTGATGCTCGGAACCGGGCAGGCCCATCAAAGCGGCAATATCCTTAAAATAACTCCTGCGCACTCAGTGGCGTACGCCGTGGGCAAGTGCATCCTCTCCATTCCGACGTTTGTGGGGGAGTTGTATGGGCACACGTGGGGAGCCGGCTCGGGTGATGTGCCGTTTGGTGATGCGATTACGGTCACTGTCCTCGCGATGGTCGGCATGGCGATAGCCTTTGGGGCGCAAGAGGTTTCCTTGCGAAAGATCGTCTCGGTCGCGATTCTAGTCGGTGCGCTAATTGGCATCCCGTTTGTGGTTGCACTGCAGAACCACTGGGAAGGACTCCAGTACTACCATGGACGCTATCAGCTTCCTTTGCTTGCTGTGGTCTACATGGTTTGGTTCTTCTCTGATGGGCGCGAATTCAGGGTCTCGCGGCCGCAGGTGGTGCTTGTGGTCATCTTCGCCGGGCTGATCCACTCCCTGACCCTGCGTACGATTCTCTACCGGTATGTGCACGGTTATGACGATCCTGTGGCGGCGCTGATCGAGAACCTGAACCTGAATGTTACCTGGTGGCGAAATATTCCAATCTCGCCCATGGGTGTTTGGATTGTTGGTTCGATAGCTTTTCCGATTGCGGTCATCGCTGGCCTGTGGCTGGTCCGCCGCGGGGTGTCTGCTTCGGAGGGGTCCGGTTTGCCAGCCCGATTGGAGGATCCTGCCGTCACCGCCTGA
- a CDS encoding glycosyltransferase family 2 protein → MPSSQRGAAPTVCVFTPTYERAYILPKLYESLRSQTSQDFFWMVVDDGSTDGTEDLVRSWIDQGDLRIDYVRTANGGKPRAINLGVARCESPLFFVVDSDDWLVPTAIEHVLKVWSTIAGDDRYAGIVALRGTDENTPMVTWMPDGAKDVKYWDLFETMGFAGDTSLIHRTEVLRNYPYDVAPGELFIAETSVYYRLDERYVMLADNTILTICHYLDDGLTHNFAANAKRSPVGYWKHKRYCASRSTTLRGKFRETLLYLVGCRLAGQRSAVSMAPHKAIAVLCYLPALVVRHTVFR, encoded by the coding sequence ATGCCCAGTAGCCAAAGGGGGGCCGCCCCTACCGTATGTGTCTTCACCCCCACCTACGAGCGCGCCTACATCCTGCCCAAGCTTTATGAGAGCCTGCGTTCCCAGACCAGCCAGGACTTCTTCTGGATGGTGGTGGATGACGGATCCACTGACGGCACAGAAGACCTGGTGCGCTCTTGGATCGATCAGGGCGACCTGCGCATCGACTATGTGCGCACCGCCAACGGCGGCAAGCCTCGTGCCATCAACCTGGGTGTGGCACGCTGTGAGAGCCCGTTGTTCTTCGTCGTCGATTCAGACGACTGGCTGGTCCCCACCGCGATTGAGCACGTGCTCAAGGTGTGGAGCACCATCGCAGGCGACGACCGCTACGCAGGCATAGTCGCGCTGCGAGGCACCGACGAAAACACACCAATGGTCACCTGGATGCCTGACGGCGCGAAGGACGTCAAATACTGGGACCTCTTTGAGACCATGGGGTTCGCCGGGGACACTTCGCTGATCCACCGCACTGAGGTGTTGCGTAACTATCCTTATGACGTCGCGCCTGGTGAGTTGTTCATCGCGGAGACCTCCGTCTACTACCGGCTTGATGAGCGCTACGTCATGTTAGCGGACAACACGATCCTGACCATATGCCACTACCTGGACGACGGATTGACCCATAACTTCGCCGCTAACGCGAAGCGCAGCCCCGTTGGCTACTGGAAGCACAAACGTTACTGTGCCTCGCGTTCCACCACGCTCAGAGGCAAGTTCCGCGAGACCCTGCTATACTTGGTTGGTTGCAGGCTTGCGGGACAGCGTAGCGCAGTATCAATGGCGCCACACAAGGCGATCGCCGTCCTCTGCTACCTGCCCGCGCTGGTCGTGAGGCACACGGTGTTCCGGTGA
- a CDS encoding DMT family transporter: MKYGILSGATWGLDTVILAMAVALVPFVGATQAPIASALIHDVASTLILAVYMGTRGRLGDTAAALRTRSGKVVALGALLGGPVGMSGYLVAINNIGPAYTAIISTFYPAVGTFLAFVLLKERMRPHQVVALLVALGAIIAIGWSSTNDQVSGNALLGVAGALACVLGWGSEAVVLTWGMRDDAVDNETALQIRQMTSALAYLFVIAPLAGSFGFALKSAMSPATAVVVLAALAGTTSYLFYYKALGSIGASRGMALNISYSAWAVIFALVLQGSVPTPLQVVGCLVLLVGTVLAATPDWRELKLTRTANAA; the protein is encoded by the coding sequence ATGAAGTACGGAATCCTCAGCGGCGCCACCTGGGGCCTGGACACAGTCATCCTGGCCATGGCAGTCGCGCTCGTGCCCTTCGTCGGTGCGACCCAGGCCCCCATCGCCAGCGCGCTGATCCACGACGTCGCTAGCACCCTGATCCTCGCGGTCTACATGGGCACACGCGGCCGCCTGGGAGACACCGCCGCCGCCCTGCGCACCCGCTCAGGCAAGGTGGTGGCTCTGGGAGCCCTGCTAGGTGGCCCCGTGGGCATGAGTGGCTACCTGGTGGCCATCAACAACATCGGCCCGGCCTACACCGCCATCATCTCCACCTTCTACCCGGCGGTAGGCACCTTCCTGGCCTTCGTGCTCCTCAAGGAGCGCATGCGCCCTCACCAGGTAGTGGCCCTGCTCGTGGCGCTTGGCGCCATCATCGCGATCGGCTGGTCCTCCACCAACGACCAGGTCAGCGGCAATGCCCTGCTGGGTGTGGCGGGTGCCCTGGCCTGCGTGCTCGGCTGGGGCTCTGAGGCGGTGGTCCTGACCTGGGGTATGCGAGACGACGCCGTTGACAATGAGACCGCGCTGCAGATCCGCCAAATGACCTCTGCCCTGGCCTACCTGTTCGTCATCGCCCCGCTGGCTGGCTCGTTCGGCTTCGCCTTAAAGTCAGCCATGAGCCCCGCCACCGCTGTCGTGGTCCTGGCCGCCCTGGCAGGCACCACCTCCTACCTCTTCTACTACAAGGCCCTTGGATCCATCGGTGCCTCCCGCGGTATGGCGCTGAACATCTCCTACTCCGCCTGGGCCGTGATCTTCGCGCTTGTGCTGCAAGGCAGCGTGCCCACACCCCTGCAGGTCGTCGGCTGCCTGGTGCTGCTCGTCGGGACGGTCCTGGCCGCCACCCCGGACTGGCGCGAACTCAAGCTCACCCGCACCGCAAACGCCGCCTGA
- a CDS encoding phosphotransferase has product MAPSLTKRQFDVLYALLRDASDLTQRQIGERTGMSLGAVNTAVRECEALGYIAGRQLTASGQAALEPYRVENAVIMAAGLSRRFAPISYERPKGTLRVRGEVLVERQISQLQAAGIKDITVVVGYKKEYFFYLADRFGVRIIVNDDYLNRNNNGSLWLVREQLGNTYVCSSDDYLTENPFESHVYQAYYSAQYVEGPTEEWCIKTGPGGRITGATVGGADAWTMLGHVYFDHAFSTRFRQILESVYHLPETAPKLWESIYLDHAKELSMVIRKYPKGVINEFDSVDEIRSFDPAFMENVDSEVFDHITSALGCSKSDIGEFYPLKQGITNLSCHFSVGDQEYVYRHPGIGTDKIVDRKAEFAALKLAGDLGLDRTFLKGDPKTGWKISRFIPQTRNLDPTVPAEMERAMRMGRKLHESGQTLDRSFDFVDEGLKYETLLKEHGPIDVPGYDELHTKVLRLKELADADGFPVGPSHNDFFPLNFLVDTQGHLDLIDWEYAGMSDIGSDFGTMVVCAQMSPTDADRAMSYYFGRTPTEAERRHFWAYVVFAGWCWYVWSLLKEAEGDDIGEWLFIYYRHAADYIDAVLAAYDGAELLLPTPRS; this is encoded by the coding sequence ATGGCCCCCTCCCTTACCAAGCGCCAGTTCGACGTCCTCTACGCCCTGCTGCGAGACGCCTCAGACCTCACCCAGCGTCAGATCGGAGAGCGCACCGGCATGAGCCTGGGGGCCGTGAACACCGCGGTGCGCGAATGCGAGGCCCTGGGGTACATCGCCGGGCGCCAGCTCACCGCTTCTGGCCAGGCCGCCCTGGAGCCCTACCGCGTGGAGAACGCCGTCATCATGGCGGCAGGCCTGTCCCGGCGCTTCGCCCCCATCTCCTATGAGCGACCCAAAGGCACGCTGCGGGTACGTGGGGAGGTGCTGGTGGAGCGCCAGATCAGCCAGCTCCAGGCGGCCGGGATCAAGGACATCACCGTCGTCGTCGGTTACAAGAAGGAGTACTTCTTCTACCTGGCGGACAGATTCGGTGTGCGCATCATCGTCAACGACGACTACCTGAACCGCAATAACAACGGCTCCCTGTGGCTAGTGCGCGAGCAGCTGGGCAACACCTACGTGTGCTCCTCCGACGACTACCTCACGGAGAACCCCTTCGAGTCCCACGTCTACCAGGCCTACTACTCCGCCCAGTACGTGGAGGGCCCCACCGAGGAGTGGTGCATCAAGACCGGCCCCGGTGGCCGCATCACCGGCGCCACCGTCGGCGGCGCAGACGCCTGGACCATGCTCGGCCACGTCTACTTTGACCACGCCTTCTCCACCCGGTTCCGCCAGATCCTGGAGAGCGTCTACCACCTGCCCGAGACCGCCCCGAAGCTCTGGGAGTCCATCTACCTGGACCACGCCAAAGAACTGAGCATGGTCATCCGCAAGTACCCCAAGGGCGTAATCAACGAGTTCGACTCCGTGGACGAGATCCGCAGCTTCGACCCGGCCTTCATGGAGAACGTCGATTCTGAGGTCTTTGACCACATCACCAGTGCCCTGGGCTGCTCCAAGTCAGACATTGGCGAGTTCTACCCCCTCAAGCAGGGCATCACCAACCTTTCCTGCCACTTCAGCGTGGGCGACCAGGAGTACGTCTACCGCCACCCCGGCATCGGCACGGACAAGATCGTGGACCGCAAAGCCGAATTCGCGGCCCTCAAGCTGGCTGGGGACCTGGGGCTCGACCGCACCTTCCTGAAAGGTGACCCCAAGACCGGCTGGAAGATCTCCCGTTTCATCCCCCAGACCCGCAACCTGGACCCAACCGTGCCCGCCGAGATGGAACGCGCCATGCGCATGGGCCGCAAGCTCCACGAGTCCGGGCAGACCCTGGACCGCAGCTTCGACTTCGTAGACGAGGGACTCAAGTACGAGACCCTGCTCAAGGAGCACGGCCCCATCGACGTGCCCGGCTACGACGAGCTGCACACCAAGGTACTCCGCCTCAAAGAACTCGCCGACGCCGACGGCTTCCCGGTCGGCCCCAGCCACAACGACTTCTTCCCCCTCAACTTCCTGGTGGACACTCAGGGGCACCTGGACCTCATCGACTGGGAGTACGCCGGAATGTCCGACATCGGCAGTGACTTCGGCACCATGGTGGTCTGTGCCCAAATGTCCCCCACAGACGCTGACCGTGCGATGAGCTACTACTTCGGTCGCACGCCCACGGAGGCTGAGCGCCGCCACTTCTGGGCCTACGTCGTCTTCGCTGGCTGGTGCTGGTACGTCTGGTCCCTTCTCAAGGAGGCCGAGGGCGACGATATCGGCGAGTGGCTGTTCATCTACTACCGCCACGCCGCCGACTACATTGACGCAGTCCTGGCCGCCTATGACGGCGCCGAGCTCTTACTCCCCACCCCCCGCTCCTGA
- a CDS encoding dTDP-4-dehydrorhamnose 3,5-epimerase family protein, with protein MTDSPKPLGVQTTPIPGFLRIDLTVHGDNRGWFKENWQREKMIALGLPDFSPVQNNISFNDEVGVTRGIHAEPWDKFVSVATGKVFGAWVDLREGPSFGTVYTTVIDPSVAVFVPKGVGNAYQTLEPSTAYTYLVNAHWSPEAQYTFLNLADETAAVPWPIPLEEAILSDKDKAHPRMADVTPFPTEAPKGRRVLVTGANGQLGRELMRQLPEVGFVPTGVDLPDFDISDHAAMAEVDWSAYDVVVNAAAWTNVDGAETEQGRPLAWRANATGPANLARAAVANDLTLVHLPCCLESTGTACSPQVAGELAVSVSPRYYLVRAAVDGWATTAGEDQELTRPEPSAVAATAIRLLTSGAKYGVYGVRESTASMVDRAGGYDRPRQGL; from the coding sequence ATGACTGATTCCCCGAAACCTCTTGGTGTTCAAACGACCCCTATCCCAGGGTTCCTGCGTATTGATCTGACTGTCCACGGCGACAACCGTGGCTGGTTCAAGGAGAACTGGCAGCGCGAAAAGATGATCGCCCTCGGCCTGCCGGACTTCAGCCCAGTGCAGAACAACATCTCTTTCAACGACGAGGTGGGCGTCACCCGCGGCATCCACGCTGAGCCGTGGGACAAGTTCGTCTCCGTAGCCACTGGGAAGGTCTTCGGCGCCTGGGTGGACCTGCGTGAAGGCCCCAGCTTCGGGACCGTCTACACCACCGTTATCGACCCCTCAGTAGCCGTATTCGTCCCCAAGGGCGTGGGAAACGCTTACCAGACCCTGGAGCCCAGCACCGCCTACACCTACCTGGTCAACGCCCACTGGTCCCCCGAGGCCCAGTACACCTTCCTGAACCTGGCCGACGAGACCGCAGCCGTGCCCTGGCCCATCCCCCTGGAGGAGGCGATCCTCTCGGACAAGGACAAGGCCCACCCACGCATGGCAGACGTCACCCCGTTCCCGACTGAGGCCCCTAAGGGTCGCCGCGTGCTGGTCACCGGCGCCAACGGCCAGCTGGGCCGCGAACTCATGCGCCAGCTGCCGGAGGTCGGCTTCGTGCCCACCGGGGTGGACCTGCCCGACTTCGACATCTCCGACCACGCCGCCATGGCCGAGGTTGACTGGTCCGCCTACGACGTCGTAGTCAACGCCGCCGCCTGGACCAACGTCGACGGCGCCGAGACCGAACAGGGCCGCCCCCTGGCCTGGCGAGCCAACGCCACCGGTCCGGCCAACCTGGCGCGTGCCGCTGTGGCGAACGACCTCACCCTGGTCCATCTGCCGTGCTGCCTCGAGTCCACTGGAACCGCCTGCTCACCACAGGTTGCAGGAGAGCTCGCCGTCTCCGTGTCTCCCCGGTACTACCTGGTCCGGGCTGCTGTAGATGGCTGGGCTACGACAGCCGGTGAAGACCAAGAATTGACTCGACCGGAACCGTCCGCAGTCGCTGCGACAGCTATCAGGCTGCTGACATCTGGCGCAAAGTATGGCGTCTACGGCGTTCGTGAGAGCACTGCTTCGATGGTCGATCGTGCAGGTGGGTACGACCGCCCGCGGCAAGGACTGTGA